In one window of Mytilus trossulus isolate FHL-02 chromosome 7, PNRI_Mtr1.1.1.hap1, whole genome shotgun sequence DNA:
- the LOC134724935 gene encoding dual specificity mitogen-activated protein kinase kinase 6-like isoform X3, with protein MHSRGGRKLRVPPGLKIHNPNLEPPKSPVPPRNLDSKATIKINDKQFEIEASDLQLIQNLGRGAFGIVDKMMHRPSGAIVAVKRITVTVNNEEQKRLLMDLDVSMRSGSCPYTVQFYGALFREGDVWICMEVMDTSLDKFYKKIYEDGQHIPETVLAIITFSVVKALHYLKTELKVMHRDVKPSNILINKVAQVKICDFGISGQLVDSVAKTQDAGCKPYMAPERINPKEGQTGYDIKADVWSLGITMIELATGSFPYKKWNTPFEQLKQVVQDPPPKLPSGQFSSEFDEFITCCLHKDVQQRANYTELLEHPFVKKGETTDFDITKYVEGVFEKYGDLNEQPS; from the exons GCCTCCAAGAAATTTGGACTCCAAAGCCACAATTAAGATCAATGACAAACAGTTTGAGATTGAGGCCAGTGACCTTCAGCTTATCCAAAATCTTGGTCGGGGTGCTTTTGGTATTGTTGATAAAATGATGCACAGACCAAGTGGGGCTATAGTAGCAGTAAAG AGAATCACTGTAACAGTAAATAATGAGGAACAGAAACGTTTATTAATGGATTTAGATGTATCTATGAGGAGTGGCTCATGTCCGTATACAGTACAGTTTTACGGTGCTTTGTTTAGAGAG GGTGATGTTTGGATATGTATGGAGGTAATGGACACATCATTAGATAAATTCTATAAAAAGATTTATGAAGATGGTCAGCATATACCAGAGACTGTTTTAGCAATTATCACTTTTTCT GTTGTAAAGGCTTTACATTATTTGAAGACAGAGTTAAAAGTGATGCATCGAGATGTTAAGCCATCtaatatattaataaacaaGGTAGCCCAAGTTAAAATCTGTGATTTTGGTATCTCTGGTCAGTTAGTAGATTCTGTTGCAAAGACCCAGGATGCTGGATGTAAACCTTACATGGCA CCTGAGAGAATTAATCCCAAAGAAGGACAAACAGGTTATGATATCAAAGCAGATGTGTGGAGTCTAGGAATTACTAtg attgAGTTAGCAACAGGAAGTTTTCCGTACAAGAAATGGAACACACCATTTGAACAATTGAAACAAGTGGTACAAGATCCCCCTCCCAAACTGCCATCTGGACAGTTCTCTTCAGAATTTGATGAATTTATAACATGCTG TTTACATAAAGATGTACAGCAAAGGGCCAATTATACTGAACTGTTAGAACACCCATTTGTTAAAAAGGGTGAAACCACAGACTTTGATATAACTAAATATGTAGAAGGAGTGTTTGAAAAATATGGGGATTTAAATGAACAACCAAGTTAA
- the LOC134724935 gene encoding dual specificity mitogen-activated protein kinase kinase 6-like isoform X2: protein MSARGGRKLRVPPGLKIHNPNLEPPKSPVPPRNLDSKATIKINDKQFEIEASDLQLIQNLGRGAFGIVDKMMHRPSGAIVAVKRITVTVNNEEQKRLLMDLDVSMRSGSCPYTVQFYGALFREGDVWICMEVMDTSLDKFYKKIYEDGQHIPETVLAIITFSVVKALHYLKTELKVMHRDVKPSNILINKVAQVKICDFGISGQLVDSVAKTQDAGCKPYMAPERINPKEGQTGYDIKADVWSLGITMIELATGSFPYKKWNTPFEQLKQVVQDPPPKLPSGQFSSEFDEFITCCLHKDVQQRANYTELLEHPFVKKGETTDFDITKYVEGVFEKYGDLNEQPS, encoded by the exons GCCTCCAAGAAATTTGGACTCCAAAGCCACAATTAAGATCAATGACAAACAGTTTGAGATTGAGGCCAGTGACCTTCAGCTTATCCAAAATCTTGGTCGGGGTGCTTTTGGTATTGTTGATAAAATGATGCACAGACCAAGTGGGGCTATAGTAGCAGTAAAG AGAATCACTGTAACAGTAAATAATGAGGAACAGAAACGTTTATTAATGGATTTAGATGTATCTATGAGGAGTGGCTCATGTCCGTATACAGTACAGTTTTACGGTGCTTTGTTTAGAGAG GGTGATGTTTGGATATGTATGGAGGTAATGGACACATCATTAGATAAATTCTATAAAAAGATTTATGAAGATGGTCAGCATATACCAGAGACTGTTTTAGCAATTATCACTTTTTCT GTTGTAAAGGCTTTACATTATTTGAAGACAGAGTTAAAAGTGATGCATCGAGATGTTAAGCCATCtaatatattaataaacaaGGTAGCCCAAGTTAAAATCTGTGATTTTGGTATCTCTGGTCAGTTAGTAGATTCTGTTGCAAAGACCCAGGATGCTGGATGTAAACCTTACATGGCA CCTGAGAGAATTAATCCCAAAGAAGGACAAACAGGTTATGATATCAAAGCAGATGTGTGGAGTCTAGGAATTACTAtg attgAGTTAGCAACAGGAAGTTTTCCGTACAAGAAATGGAACACACCATTTGAACAATTGAAACAAGTGGTACAAGATCCCCCTCCCAAACTGCCATCTGGACAGTTCTCTTCAGAATTTGATGAATTTATAACATGCTG TTTACATAAAGATGTACAGCAAAGGGCCAATTATACTGAACTGTTAGAACACCCATTTGTTAAAAAGGGTGAAACCACAGACTTTGATATAACTAAATATGTAGAAGGAGTGTTTGAAAAATATGGGGATTTAAATGAACAACCAAGTTAA